GAGTTCGAGCGGGCGACCCGCGCCTTCGGGCGCGCCCTGGACCTGGAGCCCAGGCTCACCGCCGCGCGCATCGGCCTCGCGCTCGCCGAGATGGCCCTGGGCCGCGACGCGAGGGCGCTCGCCGTCGTCCTCGACGGCCTCGCGCGCGACCCGTCGTGCGCCGAGCTCCACGAGCTGCTCGGCGACCTGCGCAACCGCGAGGAGCGCGTCGAGGACGCACGCGCGTCGTGGACCGAGGCGTTCCGCCTCTCCCCCAACGACCGCGTGCGCGACAAGCTCCTCAAAGCCGAGCGCGAGCTGCACGCGGGGAAGGACTACGCCTTCGCCGCCGCCGCGAACTTCAACATCCGCTACGACGGCGAGGTCGACCCCGAGCTCGCCGCGGAGGTCGCCGAGTTCCTCGAGGAGCGCCTGCGCGAGATGACCTCGCTCTGGAGCCACGCCCCCGAGCAGGCGATCACGGTCGTCCTCTACCCGAAGCAGGCGTTCCACGAGGTCACGCTCGCGGGCGGCGAGGTGGGCGGGTTGTTCGACGGCAAGATCCGCGTCCCCATCGGCGGGTTGAAGCGCCTCGACCCGCGCGCGCAGGCGCTGCTCTCCCACGAGCTCACCCACGCGGTCGTGCATTCCAAGTCGCGCGGTCAGGCGCCGCGCTGGCTTCACGAGGGGCTCGCGCAGATCGCCGAGCCCCGCCCCTTCACGCGCGCCGACCGCGAGGCGGTCCGCCGCGCCCTCGGATCCGGCGACCCGGCGACCTGGGCCGAGCGCGCCTTCTCGTACCCGGCGGCGTTGTCGCTCGTGCGCCACCTCGAGAGCGAGCGCGGCTTCGACGCGCTCGTGCGCGTCGTGGGGGACCTCGGAGAAGGCAAACCCCTCGACGAGGCGCTGCGGGGCGAATACGGCGTCGACTACGTCGAGGCGTGCCGCGCGTGGGCCGCGTCGCTCGCCCGCGAGGAGGATCGGTGAAGGCGGGCCAAGGCGTCGCCCCCGACCGCGCCCTCGCGCGGACGTTGTGCGGGAAGGCCGCGGACGGCGTCTCGGGGATCGCGACCGCCACACGGGGAAAGCTCCGGCGGCTGTTCTGCCTCGACGCGGGGTGGCTCGTCTACGCGACGTCCAACGTGATCGAGGAACAGTTCCTCGAGTACCTCGTAAGGACCGGCCGGCTCGATCCCGAATCCCGCGCCGATGCGCTCGCGCGCTCCGCCGCGACCGGCGCGAAGGTCCTCGACGTCCTCCGCCAGGGCGACCGCCCCGGCGAGGCGGAGCTGCAGCGCGGGATGGAAGCCCTCGTCGAGGAGCTCTTCGCCTCGACGATGGGCTGGCCGGACGGTCTCGTCACCTTCGCGGACGGGATCCCGAAGCTCGACGGCGAGATCACGGTGCGGTTGTCGCCCCTCTCGCTGGCCCTCCGCCACGCGCGGCGCGAGCCGCCTCGCCTCGACCAGGTCCGCATCCGCATCGGCCCTCCCGACCTCCGTCCGGTGCAGACCGACGCGGCCGCCCGGATGCTCGGTCGCGGGCTCGACGACAAGGTCTCCGCGATCCTCAACGCCGCCGACGGACAACGCGACCTCGCGCAGGTCGTCTCGGCCGCCGGAGTCGACGAGGAGTCGGCGCTTCGCGCGATCCTCGCTCTCCTCCAGACGGGGATGCTCGAGCCGGTCGATCCGAGGCGTCGCGCCGCCGCCGAGCGCCGCACGCGCGAGATCCCGCTCACCCGCGCGGAGTGCCTCGCACGTCTCGCCGCCGCCGCGGGAGACTTCTACGCGGTGCTCGGCATCGGTCGGGAAACGGACGCGGACGGCGTGCGCGAGGCCTATTACGCACTCGCCCGCCGCTACCACCCCGACCGGTTCCGCGCCGGGGACCTCGCCGACCTCCTCCCCCGCTTCGAGGCCTTCTTCACGAGCGTCACCGAGTCGTACAACACCCTCGTCGATCCCCGGCTCCGCGCCGAATACGACGCGGCGCTCGCCGCCCCCCAGGATCAGGAAGGCCCCAAGCAGAGCGACACGTCCTATCTCGCGCGCCAGAACTTCCTTCGCGGCCGCGCGCTGCTCTCGCAGCGCAAGCAGGTCGAGGCGGTGCAGTTCTTCGAGAACGCCGCCCGTCTCGACGGCGGCGTGGCGGAGTACCAGCGCGAGCTCGGCATTCTCCTCGCGAAGAACCCGAGGCGGCGC
The genomic region above belongs to Candidatus Polarisedimenticolaceae bacterium and contains:
- a CDS encoding DnaJ domain-containing protein — encoded protein: MKAGQGVAPDRALARTLCGKAADGVSGIATATRGKLRRLFCLDAGWLVYATSNVIEEQFLEYLVRTGRLDPESRADALARSAATGAKVLDVLRQGDRPGEAELQRGMEALVEELFASTMGWPDGLVTFADGIPKLDGEITVRLSPLSLALRHARREPPRLDQVRIRIGPPDLRPVQTDAAARMLGRGLDDKVSAILNAADGQRDLAQVVSAAGVDEESALRAILALLQTGMLEPVDPRRRAAAERRTREIPLTRAECLARLAAAAGDFYAVLGIGRETDADGVREAYYALARRYHPDRFRAGDLADLLPRFEAFFTSVTESYNTLVDPRLRAEYDAALAAPQDQEGPKQSDTSYLARQNFLRGRALLSQRKQVEAVQFFENAARLDGGVAEYQRELGILLAKNPRRREDAERALLRAIELAPTDVTSYVALAQLYQRAGRAGAAVRIAKEALRWEPDHIEAREVLDALRDAPEEPGAVAFHPIFRG
- a CDS encoding tetratricopeptide repeat protein; this encodes MIRRLPACTLALLLLAPARADRLHLESGGVIVADVWRIEGDSIVIESEGGITTLPRSLVVRIERAGAAPPQPKPPKAAAPRPAVASDRAGLAAWIEEGSDALDAREFERATRAFGRALDLEPRLTAARIGLALAEMALGRDARALAVVLDGLARDPSCAELHELLGDLRNREERVEDARASWTEAFRLSPNDRVRDKLLKAERELHAGKDYAFAAAANFNIRYDGEVDPELAAEVAEFLEERLREMTSLWSHAPEQAITVVLYPKQAFHEVTLAGGEVGGLFDGKIRVPIGGLKRLDPRAQALLSHELTHAVVHSKSRGQAPRWLHEGLAQIAEPRPFTRADREAVRRALGSGDPATWAERAFSYPAALSLVRHLESERGFDALVRVVGDLGEGKPLDEALRGEYGVDYVEACRAWAASLAREEDR